The following are encoded in a window of Rosa chinensis cultivar Old Blush chromosome 4, RchiOBHm-V2, whole genome shotgun sequence genomic DNA:
- the LOC112199677 gene encoding serine/arginine-rich splicing factor SR45a has translation MVTKNRTFTWPIWSYTRAKRSASPQTSVSPVKGRRSRSLSRSRRSRSRSPSVDATNPGNNLYVTGLSTRVTSADVEKFFNKEGKV, from the exons ATGGTTACCAAAAACAGAACTTTCACTTGGCCTATATGGTCATACACGAGAGCAAAAAG GTCTGCTTCACCACAGACCTCTGTCTCACCTGTCAAAGGCCGCCGATCGAGATCATTGTCGAGGTCTAGAAGGAGTCGTTCTAG GAGCCCATCTGTGGATGCAACCAATCCTGGAAACAACTTGTATGTAACAGGCTTATCCACAAGGGTTACCTCTGCTGATGTTGAGAAATTCTTTAACAAAGAAGGCAAGGTGTGA
- the LOC121052559 gene encoding hemin import ATP-binding protein HmuV-like, with translation MKRILLKGRSRRNRSRSGFLNGEEVGDLLHLEVLFSRTNLTIEKGEKLAIIGPNGCGKSTLLKLIMGLQKPIAGEVLLGEHNVLTNFFEQNQWERRGSSQPKQILIKCEMSGGSLLSTHMCMNLEVARLLLVQF, from the exons ATGAAGAGGATCTTGTTGAAAGGCCGTTCAAGAAGAAACAGATCAAGATCAGGTTTCCTGAATGGGGAAGAAGTGGGAGATTTGCTCCATTTGGAG GTGTTGTTTAGCAGAACAAATCTCACAATTGAAAAAGGAGAGAAACTGGCCATTATTGGCCCAAATGGATGTGGCAAGAGTACTTTACTGAAACTAATAATGGGTTTACAAAAGCCAATAGCAGGTGAAGTTCTGCTTGGGGAGCATAATGTCCTAACAAACTTTTTTGAGCAAAATCAG tgggagaggagaggcagcagcCAACCCAAgcagatattgatcaagtgcgaaatgagtgggggaagtttgttgtcaacacatatgtgcatGAACCTTGAAGTAGCGCGCTTGTTGCTGGTACAATTTTGA